The Formosa sp. Hel1_33_131 genome window below encodes:
- a CDS encoding DUF6706 family protein has product MTILEAIQANPVFTDVSVNHIQSVLGSRSIDGSATYSESSLKDVELATADLYSAMALIPDFKEGQLSLKYNPALLKERAKALYYKYNDPKVEELEPKPINVGISSEDV; this is encoded by the coding sequence ATGACGATTTTAGAAGCCATACAAGCTAATCCTGTTTTTACAGATGTATCTGTAAATCATATCCAATCTGTTTTAGGTAGCCGTTCCATTGATGGGTCGGCTACTTATTCAGAAAGTTCTTTGAAAGATGTTGAATTGGCTACAGCTGATTTATATTCTGCCATGGCATTAATTCCTGACTTTAAAGAAGGTCAATTATCCCTAAAGTATAATCCTGCTTTATTGAAAGAAAGAGCAAAGGCTTTATACTACAAGTATAATGATCCTAAAGTAGAGGAATTAGAACCTAAACCAATTAATGTAGGTATTTCCTCAGAAGATGTTTAA
- the terL gene encoding phage terminase large subunit, producing MSLSNEEIYELEQLLYQEDVDNSKDDLFKFTQTTFKKFKPEWFHKTFYDILNRFAHKEIKNLIVTMPPQHGKKIIDSVLVLTTKGFKQHGNLKRGDFVFDRFGKPTKVLNVLNKSDKPDCEFLITFTDGQKIQCHAQHEWVVFDRSKGREIKCETQYLFSQKYFSGTFKKRCRFQVDSNYLVLFDKKELTIHPYFLGLWLGDGQVSAPTITHHFDDYKSIDKIISLGYKKTSFSVHKDTGVITSRFFGDTFQSFKKINFAHPKGDIKHIPLEYKLSTVNDRLELLAGLIDSDGYVYLNNGRVTFSNINKRLIYDVKDICVSLGFRTTICEFEPIVSTSGIIGRNKVYQLSFNPDIEIPTAIDRKKIILKNPLKRKRGIISIEKVKPKKGKCITVEGGVYLVGRNLIPTHNSEGSTRRLPSFLAGYRPDDKIAVVSYAATKAQKFGREIMTIMREKEYKDIFPNTKYPERGYTGAKSNTNIERESINSDGSMKFVGVDGPLTGDTVDVLILDDLYKGWKDANSPVTQRSVWDWYLTVADSRLHNDSQQLITFTRWSDQDVIAKLIELGLVVVYDGTEDLEEVIKNLDDKFLLINFQALKEGKLSEFDPRKEGDALWPDKHSKKKHESSRVKDPDKFDCLYQGNPQNKEGLLYSNNFKTYKDLPDLKIIKNYTDTADSGKDYLCSIVYGVPLASTDPHKYVIDVLYTQKGMEITEPLTAKMLNRNNVNKVNIESNGGGRGFARNLEKLVNKGVNIFWFHQSNNKEARIYSNSASVNNEVVFPSDWHIRWPVFYKHVTKYKKIFSANDFDDAQDTLTGIIEIEENTEVVHETEANADDLGLF from the coding sequence CAACACGGGAAAAAAATTATTGACTCTGTCTTGGTTTTAACAACAAAAGGATTTAAACAGCACGGAAATCTAAAAAGAGGTGATTTTGTTTTTGATAGATTTGGAAAACCAACCAAAGTGTTAAATGTTTTAAACAAGAGCGATAAACCAGATTGTGAATTTTTAATAACCTTTACAGATGGGCAAAAAATACAATGTCATGCCCAACATGAATGGGTTGTTTTTGATAGATCTAAAGGAAGAGAAATAAAATGCGAAACACAATATTTATTTTCGCAAAAATATTTTTCAGGAACTTTCAAAAAGAGATGTAGATTTCAAGTAGATTCAAATTATTTGGTCTTATTTGATAAAAAGGAATTGACAATACACCCCTATTTTTTAGGGCTATGGCTTGGAGATGGTCAAGTTTCGGCACCAACAATAACACATCATTTTGATGATTATAAATCAATTGATAAAATTATTTCTTTAGGCTATAAGAAAACATCGTTTTCAGTTCATAAAGATACAGGTGTAATAACTAGTAGATTTTTTGGAGATACATTTCAATCTTTTAAAAAAATCAATTTTGCGCATCCAAAAGGAGATATTAAGCACATTCCTTTAGAATACAAACTATCAACAGTAAATGATAGACTAGAATTGTTAGCGGGATTGATTGATAGTGATGGATACGTTTACCTAAACAATGGAAGGGTAACGTTTTCAAATATAAACAAAAGGCTAATATATGATGTGAAAGATATTTGTGTAAGTCTAGGGTTTAGAACTACAATATGCGAGTTTGAACCAATTGTTAGCACTAGTGGAATTATTGGAAGAAATAAAGTTTATCAATTATCTTTTAATCCAGACATTGAAATACCTACGGCAATTGACAGAAAGAAAATAATATTAAAAAATCCTTTAAAAAGAAAACGAGGTATTATTTCTATTGAAAAAGTGAAACCTAAAAAAGGCAAATGTATTACTGTTGAAGGTGGTGTTTATTTGGTGGGTAGGAATTTAATTCCTACTCATAATAGTGAAGGTAGTACTCGAAGATTACCGTCATTTTTAGCAGGATATAGACCTGATGATAAAATAGCAGTAGTTAGTTATGCAGCAACAAAGGCACAGAAGTTTGGTAGAGAGATAATGACCATAATGCGTGAAAAGGAGTATAAAGATATATTTCCTAACACCAAATACCCTGAAAGAGGATATACAGGCGCAAAATCTAACACCAACATAGAAAGGGAATCTATCAATTCTGATGGTTCTATGAAGTTTGTAGGTGTAGATGGTCCATTAACTGGAGATACTGTTGATGTATTAATTCTTGATGATCTATACAAAGGCTGGAAAGATGCTAATTCGCCAGTAACTCAAAGGTCTGTATGGGATTGGTATTTAACAGTAGCAGATTCAAGATTGCATAATGATTCTCAACAGCTTATCACATTTACACGTTGGAGTGACCAAGATGTTATTGCGAAACTAATTGAATTAGGGTTGGTAGTTGTTTATGATGGTACCGAAGACTTAGAAGAAGTTATTAAGAATTTAGATGATAAGTTTTTGCTTATAAATTTTCAAGCCTTAAAAGAAGGTAAACTATCAGAGTTTGACCCAAGAAAGGAAGGCGATGCGCTATGGCCAGATAAACATTCCAAGAAAAAACATGAAAGCTCAAGAGTAAAAGACCCTGATAAGTTTGATTGTTTGTATCAAGGTAATCCGCAAAATAAAGAGGGGCTTCTTTATAGTAATAATTTTAAAACTTACAAGGATTTACCAGACTTGAAAATTATTAAGAATTATACTGATACAGCAGATTCAGGCAAAGATTATCTATGTAGCATTGTGTATGGTGTTCCATTGGCTAGTACAGATCCTCACAAGTATGTGATTGATGTATTGTACACTCAAAAAGGAATGGAAATCACAGAGCCTTTGACTGCTAAAATGTTAAACCGAAATAATGTCAACAAAGTCAATATTGAAAGTAATGGCGGCGGTAGAGGATTTGCAAGAAATTTAGAGAAGCTTGTAAACAAAGGAGTAAATATATTTTGGTTTCATCAATCGAATAATAAGGAGGCTAGAATATATAGCAATAGTGCAAGTGTGAATAATGAGGTGGTGTTTCCTAGTGATTGGCATATTAGATGGCCAGTATTTTATAAACACGTAACCAAGTATAAAAAAATATTTAGTGCAAATGATTTTGATGATGCTCAAGACACATTAACTGGAATAATCGAAATCGAAGAAAACACAGAAGTAGTACACGAAACAGAAGCAAACGCAGACGATTTAGGTCTGTTTTAA
- a CDS encoding NTF2-like N-terminal transpeptidase domain-containing protein: MKDKAKAIIEHFLNTWKSNNFTGMYELTQQTWKSKHSKKQFKKLLTIKGSNPSRLKSFKVTEIKEFMPTVYDADIVLMIGGNRKKVTARLVCETEPYKPSVDGEFGVNPISLIKNLY, translated from the coding sequence ATGAAGGATAAAGCTAAAGCAATAATAGAACACTTTCTAAATACTTGGAAGTCTAACAACTTTACTGGAATGTATGAATTAACACAACAAACGTGGAAATCCAAGCATTCCAAAAAACAGTTTAAAAAACTTCTTACAATCAAAGGAAGTAATCCTAGTAGGCTAAAGTCTTTCAAGGTTACTGAAATAAAAGAATTCATGCCAACCGTTTATGATGCTGATATAGTGCTGATGATTGGCGGTAATAGAAAAAAGGTAACTGCTAGGCTAGTATGTGAAACAGAACCTTATAAGCCATCTGTCGATGGAGAGTTTGGAGTTAATCCGATAAGTTTAATTAAAAATCTTTACTAA
- a CDS encoding major capsid protein codes for MVASIFQGLIAKYFPSLAKKITEKVNDKSEEIQYEHKKYLKKDFSTDMKWQSLSTNTNVVAADVVSLDSPLSPKKRGSYGSAEGEVPKLGMLKSLNESMLQALKNLKARGKKESEMVKKLFQDAADGIKGVYERLDIMFLQALSTGVTVIDDENNTGTGIRIDFGISEKNQFGVKAAWNKATATPIDDIENILTNARNAGHVLKYIWIDKVTYNAFKANEQVKKAFAGFLKTNSDYIFRVTREELQNFISEEFGLTIIIIDKVVQIEKGGKRVAVEPWQRGNVTFTTSTDLGTLTYGELAEVDHPVKDVEYSTVDDFILVSLFRTNNPLKENTSVQALAIPVLDNVDSIFIMDTNEAEELDATDDETQGGSGTDANITIWGQSLVKATVISKYNELVDEDVSADITDADLIDEINELSDEEVELLKDELGIA; via the coding sequence ATGGTAGCTTCAATATTTCAAGGATTAATTGCTAAATATTTTCCAAGTTTAGCAAAGAAAATCACAGAAAAAGTAAATGATAAATCTGAGGAAATTCAGTACGAACACAAAAAGTATCTGAAAAAGGATTTTTCAACAGACATGAAGTGGCAATCTCTTTCAACTAATACGAATGTAGTTGCTGCAGATGTAGTCTCTTTAGACTCACCTCTTTCACCTAAAAAACGTGGTTCTTACGGTTCTGCTGAAGGTGAAGTACCAAAATTAGGGATGTTAAAGTCTCTTAATGAAAGTATGTTACAGGCTTTAAAGAACCTGAAAGCACGAGGTAAGAAAGAATCTGAAATGGTTAAAAAGCTATTTCAAGATGCTGCAGATGGTATCAAAGGTGTGTATGAGCGTTTAGACATAATGTTCTTACAAGCCTTATCTACTGGCGTAACTGTAATTGATGATGAAAATAATACTGGAACTGGTATTCGTATCGACTTTGGTATTTCAGAAAAAAATCAATTTGGAGTTAAAGCTGCATGGAATAAAGCAACTGCAACACCAATAGATGATATTGAGAACATCTTAACCAACGCTAGAAACGCAGGCCATGTTCTTAAATACATTTGGATAGATAAGGTTACTTATAATGCTTTTAAAGCCAATGAACAGGTTAAAAAAGCATTTGCCGGATTCTTAAAAACAAATTCAGATTACATCTTTAGAGTTACAAGAGAAGAGTTGCAAAACTTTATTTCTGAGGAATTTGGCTTAACAATTATCATTATTGATAAAGTGGTTCAAATTGAAAAAGGAGGTAAACGTGTAGCTGTAGAACCTTGGCAACGAGGAAATGTAACATTTACAACTTCAACAGATCTAGGCACATTAACATATGGTGAATTAGCCGAAGTGGACCATCCTGTTAAAGATGTCGAATATAGCACAGTAGATGACTTTATTTTAGTTTCATTATTCCGTACAAATAATCCATTAAAAGAGAATACAAGTGTACAAGCATTAGCTATTCCTGTTCTTGATAATGTGGATTCAATATTTATTATGGACACAAATGAAGCCGAAGAATTAGACGCTACTGATGATGAAACACAAGGCGGTAGCGGTACAGATGCTAATATTACTATTTGGGGTCAATCTTTAGTGAAAGCTACAGTTATATCCAAATATAATGAGTTAGTAGATGAAGATGTATCTGCTGATATTACTGATGCTGATTTGATTGATGAAATCAATGAGCTTTCAGATGAAGAAGTAGAATTACTAAAAGATGAATTAGGCATTGCTTAA
- a CDS encoding phage portal protein, which produces MKFLELIKSGSIKEAYELLTPKKGVENNAKEFNNNREIRETQVGKRPIKTTKDGDVRVSRIPIPFQRQIVKTAATFLFGSSVKLVERKSKEDTTEDGEAFKAISDLWDDLRIDPMLLKFCKAVKSETEASIIFYPVKKEGDTETKIKARLITSENGKVYPVFDAFGDMVAFGWEYLTKEDDKDVSYLYIFTAETNYVFRKESKEWEVSEGYPKPNLFKKIPVVYLSQKHPEWWEVQEMIDTFEMSFSKFVDTNGYFASPMYKATGALKSFPKKDDTGKLVKLDIIETDKGNVIQSDLDVISWDRAPEALKLEFETNKGLIYGLTDTPDLSFDNVKGIGNISGIALKLMFLGPILNAKEGEGDYQIAISRIINLMKTGITNITNTGLSKKLEDLRIDVTFTSVLPENIKEVIEILSEATGGKPIMSQKTATAQNPLVEDVEEEMSNIEEESVLELGDTVE; this is translated from the coding sequence ATGAAATTCTTAGAATTAATTAAATCCGGAAGTATTAAAGAAGCATACGAACTTCTAACGCCTAAAAAAGGTGTAGAAAATAATGCTAAAGAGTTTAATAATAATCGTGAGATTAGAGAAACTCAAGTAGGTAAACGACCAATAAAAACCACTAAGGATGGAGATGTAAGAGTCTCTAGAATTCCTATTCCTTTTCAAAGGCAGATTGTTAAAACAGCAGCAACCTTTTTATTTGGTAGTTCAGTAAAGTTGGTTGAAAGAAAATCAAAAGAAGATACCACAGAAGATGGCGAAGCTTTCAAAGCTATTTCAGATTTATGGGATGATTTAAGAATAGACCCTATGCTATTAAAATTTTGTAAAGCTGTTAAGTCAGAAACAGAAGCATCAATTATTTTCTATCCTGTAAAAAAGGAAGGCGATACTGAAACGAAAATAAAGGCTAGGCTAATTACAAGTGAAAACGGAAAGGTATATCCTGTATTTGATGCCTTTGGCGATATGGTCGCCTTTGGTTGGGAATATTTAACAAAGGAAGATGATAAGGATGTTTCGTATCTGTACATTTTCACAGCAGAAACGAATTATGTTTTTAGAAAAGAATCTAAGGAGTGGGAAGTATCAGAAGGCTATCCGAAGCCTAATCTATTTAAAAAGATTCCAGTTGTTTATTTATCACAGAAGCATCCTGAATGGTGGGAAGTACAAGAAATGATAGATACGTTTGAGATGTCCTTTTCAAAATTTGTAGACACCAATGGTTATTTCGCATCTCCAATGTATAAAGCTACTGGAGCATTGAAGTCTTTTCCAAAGAAAGATGATACAGGTAAGTTAGTAAAACTTGACATCATTGAAACTGATAAAGGTAATGTGATACAATCTGACCTTGATGTGATTAGTTGGGATAGAGCTCCTGAAGCATTGAAGTTAGAATTTGAAACAAACAAAGGTCTTATCTACGGTCTAACAGACACTCCAGACTTATCCTTTGACAATGTTAAGGGTATAGGAAATATATCGGGCATAGCCTTAAAACTTATGTTTTTAGGACCTATTCTAAACGCTAAAGAAGGTGAAGGTGATTATCAAATTGCTATTAGTAGAATAATCAATCTTATGAAAACTGGTATTACTAATATCACAAATACTGGATTATCTAAAAAGCTTGAAGATTTACGCATCGATGTAACATTTACGAGTGTGTTGCCTGAAAATATTAAGGAAGTAATTGAGATACTATCTGAGGCTACAGGTGGCAAACCAATAATGAGCCAAAAAACAGCTACAGCACAAAATCCTTTAGTTGAAGATGTTGAAGAAGAGATGTCAAATATTGAAGAAGAATCTGTTTTAGAATTAGGCGATACAGTAGAATAG
- a CDS encoding phage tail tape measure protein gives MGIVRGDNSLFFATALDNSGLQRGSLDAVNIIQGLGNKISKINPWAALAVAAVAAFTVIANEGYKMAKSFESAMAEVKTIANVSDKDFKKLEKNVFDIYKQLGTEPPDKLANGLYEIIGAGFEAGDALKILEISSKAATAGVTETAVASDGLTTILNAFKLTAEDAQAVADVMFATVDRGKISFEELSSQIAIVAPIAAASNISFQEIGAAISTLTKQGTPASVAMTQIRSAIISTNEVLGDGAFKTLSLQEGFQKMYESADGSQNKLKELAGRIEAVNGIIGIAGPNLKGATGDLDAMAKSAGSVDRSFKTITSTTANQWEIFGNKIKASTKGIGDTILAMSNGVARGLNKLIDGNESVVDSLREHRKKLNDLTFEYNDHNTSVERKREILEELKKINPAIVSGLGKEGDEYVLLNNQLSAYNELLTSRIGLEKELNKIKELNETKDALKNSVIDLETRAKDIIRSLSASFNNGQIDSSGFSDVLNTKFESNIQKLNELRKVINKESNRTNEIIFDSTTKGFAFSAAERDLERYKKRIKETSNEISEEQARINNKLVTAIEVDDDKKNQVLELLKAYKDIGKVSNQLGGNGFDVRLVDDAEIQKQIKLIDGVNNEIKKIKEITSVEYKKDKAILDEYLNSKNSRIKEAAEKQKDFFEFKIPTTGKDDRTDIERFEDLLNERKKEYESYNNFVNQLGKEAADKEFETLLKQGDNYTEYLRNQLKEFQDNEIKKKTIVDVASNSDVRLTPREKIEPINFIKPAPIVLDVKIDTTSINAINRRLNKLTRDAEKAQTDAERRLIAVKIDAEKEKLKAARRHIDGEEDLYENLTRTIESLSFKELRTRIANKKRELAEKLKDEKKYAQEIIKLQGEIAEAEQEIGNKTSDFISDITGVLGEASALFRKFGDEDTAQLLDQLAGVAEGAGKIAEGFASGNPLAILQGGLKVLNSALTVEIVSDTAKFEEAIKELEKAIDKLDYVISKSVGNDKITGRKQAIDDLKELEKQADLAKQAELEARKEVKFLGIRIGKKGKGSGTDPAKLEELEQKAEEARRKAQELREQLDELYTGTTQATIVDSIISGLKEGKRTVADFANNFKDLMQDAMLQAFQIKYLEKEIEKFYDAFADAGSDSNYTADEIDALRNLYNQMIQGAQDDLDAINQILEDSGIGSLGSEDNQQPGLAGAISNITEDQANIMAGTLNSMRIDIQNGLEAAQQSLVYLSQIAQNTSYNHHLEVMELRLTSIETLLS, from the coding sequence ATGGGTATTGTTAGAGGAGATAATTCTTTATTTTTTGCTACAGCTTTAGATAATTCAGGTTTACAACGTGGAAGTTTAGATGCTGTAAATATAATTCAAGGTTTAGGTAATAAAATATCTAAAATAAATCCTTGGGCTGCATTAGCTGTAGCAGCTGTCGCTGCATTTACTGTTATTGCAAATGAAGGTTATAAAATGGCAAAAAGTTTTGAATCTGCTATGGCAGAAGTAAAGACTATTGCCAATGTTTCAGATAAGGATTTCAAAAAGTTAGAAAAAAATGTCTTTGACATATATAAGCAACTAGGAACAGAACCGCCAGATAAACTCGCAAATGGTTTATATGAGATAATAGGTGCAGGGTTTGAAGCAGGAGATGCTTTAAAAATACTAGAAATATCATCTAAAGCTGCAACTGCAGGTGTTACAGAAACAGCAGTAGCATCAGATGGGCTTACCACTATTTTAAACGCTTTCAAACTTACTGCAGAAGATGCACAAGCAGTAGCAGATGTTATGTTTGCTACCGTAGACCGTGGTAAAATTTCATTTGAAGAATTATCAAGTCAAATAGCTATAGTTGCTCCAATAGCAGCCGCAAGTAATATTTCCTTTCAAGAAATAGGTGCAGCCATATCTACACTTACCAAACAAGGAACTCCTGCTAGTGTAGCAATGACCCAAATTAGAAGTGCTATTATATCTACAAATGAAGTTTTAGGAGATGGTGCATTTAAAACGCTTTCACTACAAGAGGGTTTTCAGAAAATGTATGAATCTGCGGATGGTAGCCAAAACAAACTAAAAGAACTTGCAGGAAGAATAGAAGCTGTAAATGGTATCATTGGTATTGCAGGACCAAATCTGAAAGGTGCAACTGGAGATTTAGATGCTATGGCTAAGTCGGCAGGAAGTGTTGATAGGTCTTTTAAAACTATTACATCTACTACTGCAAATCAATGGGAAATATTTGGCAATAAAATTAAAGCATCTACTAAAGGTATTGGTGATACTATCCTTGCTATGAGTAATGGTGTTGCTAGAGGGCTAAATAAATTAATAGATGGTAATGAATCCGTAGTTGATTCTCTTAGAGAGCATAGAAAAAAATTAAACGATTTAACTTTTGAATACAATGACCACAATACCTCAGTAGAAAGAAAAAGGGAAATTTTAGAAGAGCTTAAAAAGATTAATCCTGCTATTGTTAGCGGTCTTGGTAAAGAAGGTGATGAGTATGTATTATTGAACAATCAACTTAGCGCTTACAATGAGTTATTGACTTCAAGAATTGGTTTAGAAAAAGAACTAAATAAAATCAAAGAACTTAATGAAACCAAAGATGCTCTAAAAAATTCTGTAATTGATTTAGAGACAAGAGCAAAAGATATTATTAGAAGTTTAAGTGCTTCATTCAATAACGGTCAGATTGACTCTTCCGGATTTAGCGATGTATTAAATACAAAGTTTGAAAGCAATATTCAAAAATTAAATGAACTACGTAAAGTAATCAATAAAGAAAGTAATAGAACAAATGAAATTATTTTTGATTCCACTACAAAAGGTTTTGCATTTTCAGCAGCCGAAAGAGATCTTGAGCGTTATAAAAAAAGAATAAAAGAAACTTCTAACGAAATTAGTGAAGAGCAGGCTAGAATTAATAATAAGCTTGTAACTGCAATAGAAGTTGATGATGATAAAAAAAATCAAGTTTTAGAACTTCTTAAAGCTTATAAAGACATTGGTAAAGTATCAAATCAATTAGGTGGCAATGGTTTTGATGTTAGATTGGTAGATGATGCAGAAATTCAAAAACAAATTAAATTAATTGATGGTGTTAATAATGAAATCAAAAAGATAAAAGAAATAACATCAGTAGAATACAAAAAAGATAAAGCAATATTAGATGAATATTTGAACTCTAAAAATTCAAGAATAAAAGAAGCTGCAGAAAAACAAAAAGATTTTTTTGAATTTAAAATACCTACAACAGGTAAAGATGATAGAACTGATATTGAAAGATTTGAAGACTTACTTAATGAGCGAAAAAAGGAATATGAAAGTTACAATAATTTTGTTAATCAATTAGGCAAAGAAGCTGCAGATAAGGAATTTGAAACCTTATTAAAGCAAGGTGATAACTATACTGAATATTTAAGAAATCAGTTAAAGGAATTTCAAGACAATGAAATCAAAAAGAAAACTATTGTTGATGTTGCATCAAATAGTGATGTTAGATTAACTCCACGTGAAAAAATAGAGCCTATTAATTTTATTAAGCCAGCGCCAATTGTTCTTGATGTTAAAATAGACACCACTTCTATAAATGCAATAAATAGAAGATTAAATAAATTAACACGAGATGCTGAAAAGGCTCAAACAGATGCCGAAAGAAGATTAATAGCTGTTAAAATAGATGCTGAAAAAGAAAAATTAAAAGCTGCTAGAAGACATATAGATGGCGAAGAAGATTTATACGAAAACTTAACTCGTACTATTGAAAGTCTTTCTTTTAAAGAACTACGCACAAGAATAGCTAATAAAAAACGAGAATTAGCAGAAAAACTTAAAGATGAGAAAAAGTATGCTCAAGAAATAATAAAACTTCAAGGTGAAATCGCAGAAGCTGAACAGGAAATAGGTAACAAAACATCGGATTTTATAAGTGATATTACAGGGGTTTTAGGAGAAGCATCAGCCTTATTCAGAAAGTTTGGCGATGAAGATACAGCTCAACTACTAGATCAGTTAGCAGGAGTTGCAGAAGGCGCAGGAAAAATAGCAGAAGGTTTTGCATCTGGAAACCCTTTAGCAATTCTACAAGGTGGTTTAAAGGTTCTTAATTCAGCACTAACTGTAGAAATTGTATCAGATACTGCCAAGTTTGAAGAAGCTATAAAAGAACTTGAAAAAGCCATTGATAAACTAGATTATGTAATCTCAAAAAGTGTAGGAAACGATAAAATCACAGGAAGAAAACAAGCTATTGATGACCTTAAAGAACTTGAAAAACAAGCCGATTTAGCCAAACAAGCTGAACTAGAAGCAAGAAAAGAAGTCAAATTTTTAGGTATTCGTATTGGTAAAAAAGGAAAAGGAAGTGGAACGGATCCTGCCAAGTTAGAAGAACTTGAACAAAAAGCAGAAGAAGCTCGTAGAAAAGCCCAAGAACTTAGAGAACAATTAGACGAACTTTATACAGGCACTACACAGGCAACTATTGTAGACAGTATTATATCTGGTCTTAAAGAAGGCAAACGAACAGTAGCTGACTTTGCAAATAATTTTAAGGACCTAATGCAAGATGCAATGTTACAAGCTTTCCAAATAAAATACCTAGAGAAAGAGATTGAAAAGTTTTACGATGCCTTTGCAGATGCAGGTTCGGACAGCAACTATACTGCAGATGAAATAGATGCATTACGTAACCTTTACAATCAAATGATACAAGGTGCTCAAGATGATTTAGATGCTATCAATCAAATATTAGAAGATAGTGGTATTGGTAGTTTAGGAAGTGAAGATAACCAACAACCAGGATTAGCAGGTGCAATATCTAATATAACAGAAGACCAAGCAAATATTATGGCTGGTACTTTAAACAGTATGAGAATTGACATTCAAAATGGTTTGGAAGCAGCTCAACAAAGCCTAGTCTACTTATCACAGATAGCACAAAATACATCATACAACCATCACTTAGAGGTAATGGAATTAAGATTAACAAGTATTGAAACATTATTATCATAA